One genomic window of Camelina sativa cultivar DH55 chromosome 5, Cs, whole genome shotgun sequence includes the following:
- the LOC104785994 gene encoding bZIP transcription factor 16-like isoform X2, with product MASSENLEKSSKEKEPKTPPSSSAALPSSQEPSSAVSAGMATPDWSGFQAYSPMPPPHGYVASSPQPHPYMWGVQVACMRILQCLNYESGSGQDGKDASENGGSANGPGNGSPGTPLLPVNQTVPSCQ from the exons ATGGCTAGTAGCGAGAATTTGGAGAAATCGAGTAAAGAGAAGGAACCTAAAACAccgccttcttcttctgctgctctTCCCTCTTCACAG GAACCTTCGTCGGCTGTGAGTGCTGGCATGGCTACTCCAGATTGGTCTGGTTTTCAG GCATATTCTCCAATGCCGCCACCTCATGGTTATGTGGCATCAAGTCCCCAACCTCACCCTTATATGTGGGGAGTTCAG GTGGCATGTATGCGCATCCTTCAATGCCTCAATTAT GAGTCAGGATCTGGACAAGACGGAAAGGATG CATCTGAGAATGGCGGTTCTGCTAATGGTCCCGGAAATGGAAGTCCTGGTACACCTCTTCTACCGGTGAACCAGACCGTGCCATCATGCCAATGA
- the LOC104785994 gene encoding bZIP transcription factor 16-like isoform X3, whose protein sequence is MASSENLEKSSKEKEPKTPPSSSAALPSSQEPSSAVSAGMATPDWSGFQAYSPMPPPHGYVASSPQPHPYMWGVQHMMPPYGTPPHPYVAMYPPGGMYAHPSMPQL, encoded by the exons ATGGCTAGTAGCGAGAATTTGGAGAAATCGAGTAAAGAGAAGGAACCTAAAACAccgccttcttcttctgctgctctTCCCTCTTCACAG GAACCTTCGTCGGCTGTGAGTGCTGGCATGGCTACTCCAGATTGGTCTGGTTTTCAG GCATATTCTCCAATGCCGCCACCTCATGGTTATGTGGCATCAAGTCCCCAACCTCACCCTTATATGTGGGGAGTTCAG CATATGATGCCTCCTTATGGAACCCCGCCTCATCCGTATGTTGCAATGTATCCCCCAGGTGGCATGTATGCGCATCCTTCAATGCCTCAATTAT GA
- the LOC104785994 gene encoding bZIP transcription factor 16-like isoform X1 has product MASSENLEKSSKEKEPKTPPSSSAALPSSQEPSSAVSAGMATPDWSGFQAYSPMPPPHGYVASSPQPHPYMWGVQHMMPPYGTPPHPYVAMYPPGGMSQDLDKTERMHLRMAVLLMVPEMEVLVHLFYR; this is encoded by the exons ATGGCTAGTAGCGAGAATTTGGAGAAATCGAGTAAAGAGAAGGAACCTAAAACAccgccttcttcttctgctgctctTCCCTCTTCACAG GAACCTTCGTCGGCTGTGAGTGCTGGCATGGCTACTCCAGATTGGTCTGGTTTTCAG GCATATTCTCCAATGCCGCCACCTCATGGTTATGTGGCATCAAGTCCCCAACCTCACCCTTATATGTGGGGAGTTCAG CATATGATGCCTCCTTATGGAACCCCGCCTCATCCGTATGTTGCAATGTATCCCCCAGGTGGCAT GAGTCAGGATCTGGACAAGACGGAAAGGATG CATCTGAGAATGGCGGTTCTGCTAATGGTCCCGGAAATGGAAGTCCTGGTACACCTCTTCTACCGGTGA
- the LOC104785997 gene encoding protein TIC 20-IV, chloroplastic-like, with amino-acid sequence MQCLGMATDRLSFTSFLPRYQTPYLKKQLKPTRVCFSNFDSFPKSTVPLPASSSFNHIFSRDRRLTKPLSIVRASTSENSTSGATKRMENRLFVVYCCLGFIWIIDDCHLPHYFRFHMIMIMLLDASEFFFPSINFNAWYKKYYLRMLMGFSCTCLLFHLLLCAGDGICFLTPIVKACWPFLKHFSVGLYQIILTIYRTCII; translated from the exons ATGCAGTGTTTGGGGATGGCCACGGACCGTCTCTCTTTTACGTCCTTCCTTCCAAG GTATCAGACTCCATATCTAAAGAAACAATTGAAGCCAACAAGAGTGTGTTTCTCCAACTTTGACTCATTCCCAAAATCAACTGTTCCTCTTCCAG catcatcatcattcaaccATATATTTTCTCGTGACCGAAGACTAACAAAGCCTCTCAGTATTGTCAGAGCATCTACGAGCGAAAACTCGACCTCAGGAGCCACAAAAAGAATGGAAAACAGATTATTCGTCGTGTATTGCTGCTTAGGGTTCATATGGATAATCGATGACTGCCATCTGCCTCATTACTTCAGGTTTCACATGATTATGATAATGCTTCTGGATGCAAGCGAATTTTTCTTCCCATCTATTAACTTCAATGCATGGTATAAGAAGTATTACCTGAGGATGCTGATGGGGTTTAGTTGCACATGCCTCCTTTTTCACTTGTTGTTGTGCGCAGGGGATGGAATCTGTTTTCTAACTCCTATCGTCAAAGCATGTTGGCCGtttttgaaacatttttctGTGGGCCTCTACCAAATAATTTTGACTATCTATAGGACTTGTATTATATGA